A portion of the Sphaerochaeta pleomorpha str. Grapes genome contains these proteins:
- a CDS encoding carbohydrate ABC transporter permease, with the protein MKQSRVVNVLFVAPCVLAFTMIIVIPFFFGLYYSMTDWNGVNNAVNFVGLKNFKTLLDSPEFLYSFLITIEYTLINIVFVNIVSFGLSLMVTSKLSRRNFYRAGFFVPYLIGGIVLGYIWQFILNNILVDIGNTLSIEMLQTSFLSLPNTVIWAMATVNTWQYAGYIMLIYVASIQSIPSSLMEAASVDGASYISRVVHILIPMMANAFTISLFLTLTTSFKQFDMNLTLTNGGPATRFLDMPVKASQLLAMNIFSTATANRMAEAQAKAVVLFIALLVVSLIQVSVNKKKEVEM; encoded by the coding sequence ATGAAGCAAAGTCGTGTGGTCAATGTGCTTTTCGTGGCGCCTTGTGTTCTGGCATTTACCATGATAATCGTCATTCCATTCTTTTTTGGTCTGTATTATTCCATGACAGACTGGAATGGGGTAAATAATGCCGTCAATTTCGTAGGATTGAAGAATTTCAAGACCTTGCTTGATTCTCCTGAATTTTTATATTCCTTTTTGATTACTATTGAGTACACGCTTATCAACATCGTGTTCGTCAATATCGTGAGTTTCGGACTTTCGTTGATGGTAACCAGCAAGCTTAGCCGGCGTAATTTTTACCGGGCTGGTTTCTTTGTCCCTTACCTTATCGGCGGCATCGTTTTAGGGTACATCTGGCAGTTTATCCTGAACAATATCTTGGTCGATATCGGCAATACGTTATCAATCGAGATGCTCCAGACTTCGTTTCTCAGCCTTCCCAATACTGTTATATGGGCAATGGCTACAGTGAACACCTGGCAGTATGCCGGTTATATCATGTTAATCTATGTCGCCTCGATCCAAAGCATTCCATCTTCGCTCATGGAAGCAGCGAGTGTCGATGGTGCCAGTTATATTTCCCGGGTAGTCCATATCCTTATCCCTATGATGGCAAATGCTTTTACCATCTCACTCTTTTTGACTTTGACCACTTCTTTCAAGCAATTCGATATGAACCTCACCCTGACCAATGGTGGTCCTGCTACCAGGTTCCTCGATATGCCGGTAAAAGCCAGCCAGCTACTGGCCATGAACATCTTCAGTACGGCCACGGCTAACCGGATGGCAGAGGCACAGGCCAAGGCAGTAGTTCTGTTTATCGCACTCCTTGTGGTATCTCTGATCCAGGTTTCAGTGAATAAAAAGAAAGAGGTGGAGATGTGA
- a CDS encoding alpha-glucosidase, translating to MKIVLVGAGSAQFGYGMLGDIFTSKTLAGSEITLLDINDKALDSVFRTAKAFIEQHALKYSVHATTDRKVAFKNADFIISSIEVGNRFQLWDEDWKIPLQYGVHQVYGENGGPGGVFHSLRIGRVILEIVKDAVEICPDAWIFNFSNPMTSICTTVNRAYPEAKFVGMCHEIGWLGRWLPRMLNMKLEDLHFRAAGLNHFSCMLELTDRKTGKDLYPEVLKKAEAFFEREPGYSDLLDEYRRTGNLDAAEKFEKGHSDKKSSYIWADRHLVQFMLKNYRLLPITTDSHFGEYISWAWDVADHRGILDFYDVYKIMLTQELRHDIKLETAERVVPIIDGILNDSGYEEAAVNVQNNGLLEDLPSWIAVEVPAIINKDGVNGIKMPNIPKGYLSLLRSYTSVYDLTAEAIIHGKKDYVIQAMLANPVVHQASQIEAMVDRMIDQQQKWLGYLK from the coding sequence ATGAAAATTGTTCTAGTCGGTGCAGGTAGCGCCCAATTCGGTTATGGAATGCTTGGCGATATATTTACCAGCAAGACGTTGGCAGGCAGTGAGATTACCCTGCTCGATATCAATGATAAAGCCTTGGACAGTGTGTTTCGTACTGCAAAAGCCTTTATCGAACAGCATGCACTCAAATATAGTGTGCACGCCACGACAGACCGGAAAGTCGCATTCAAGAATGCCGACTTTATCATTTCCTCCATTGAGGTAGGGAACCGTTTCCAATTGTGGGATGAGGACTGGAAAATCCCGTTGCAGTACGGGGTGCATCAGGTCTACGGTGAAAACGGCGGTCCCGGGGGGGTCTTTCATTCCTTGCGTATCGGCCGGGTAATCCTTGAGATTGTAAAAGATGCAGTGGAAATATGCCCTGATGCTTGGATTTTCAATTTTTCAAATCCTATGACTTCCATCTGCACCACGGTCAACCGGGCCTATCCTGAGGCCAAATTTGTCGGCATGTGCCATGAAATCGGCTGGCTTGGACGATGGTTGCCCCGCATGCTGAATATGAAACTTGAGGACTTGCATTTCAGGGCCGCAGGGCTCAATCATTTCAGCTGCATGCTTGAACTGACAGACAGAAAGACTGGTAAGGATCTCTATCCTGAGGTTCTGAAAAAAGCAGAGGCTTTTTTCGAGCGTGAACCTGGGTACAGTGACTTGCTGGACGAGTACCGCAGGACCGGAAACCTCGATGCTGCGGAAAAATTTGAAAAAGGGCATTCAGATAAAAAAAGCAGTTATATCTGGGCAGACCGGCATCTGGTCCAGTTTATGCTCAAAAACTACCGGTTGCTCCCCATTACGACAGACAGCCATTTCGGCGAGTATATATCTTGGGCCTGGGATGTTGCCGACCACCGGGGCATCCTCGATTTCTACGATGTGTACAAAATAATGCTTACGCAAGAACTGCGCCATGATATAAAACTTGAAACAGCTGAAAGGGTTGTCCCGATCATCGATGGAATACTCAATGACAGTGGCTATGAAGAAGCTGCAGTAAACGTTCAGAATAACGGCCTTCTTGAGGATTTGCCCTCCTGGATTGCCGTTGAAGTCCCTGCAATTATCAATAAAGACGGGGTGAACGGTATCAAGATGCCCAATATTCCCAAGGGCTATCTCTCCTTGCTCAGGTCCTATACGAGTGTGTACGATTTGACTGCCGAAGCGATTATCCATGGGAAGAAAGACTATGTAATCCAAGCCATGCTGGCTAATCCCGTGGTACATCAGGCCTCGCAAATCGAAGCGATGGTAGATAGAATGATTGACCAACAGCAGAAATGGCTTGGATACCTGAAGTAA
- a CDS encoding nucleoside hydrolase translates to MMKMILDLDTGVDDSLALAYAIANPDIEVLGVTGTYGNVTTEQGVRNSLDILHLLEKDSVPVFKGEDHAMDKVVFTRHEVSARIHGENGVGQVTLPPASAKPESTDAIDFIIASCKRWGKELTLVTTGPLTNLATALEKEPEIEHMIGKVIVMGGALTVCGNVSHFAEANISQDPCAARNVFETSMDITMVGLDVTQRSRLDKKATQSWRNLKTISGRLFADMADYYIENTLGTEETFIHDPSAVICAVHPEFFQAFPCFLTVETEGIDRGRVVVDSKKLRASDPTTKACIGVAADLVERELTTTLYGLFKGN, encoded by the coding sequence ATGATGAAAATGATTCTTGACCTTGATACCGGTGTCGACGATTCACTTGCCTTGGCCTATGCAATTGCAAATCCCGATATCGAAGTATTGGGAGTGACCGGTACCTATGGAAATGTGACGACTGAACAGGGTGTGCGAAATTCGCTGGATATTCTCCATCTCTTGGAAAAAGATTCTGTTCCGGTTTTCAAAGGGGAAGACCATGCGATGGACAAGGTAGTTTTTACCCGGCATGAAGTCAGTGCCAGGATTCATGGGGAAAATGGGGTTGGCCAGGTAACGCTTCCCCCAGCCTCGGCGAAACCGGAATCTACCGATGCCATCGATTTTATCATTGCCAGCTGCAAAAGATGGGGTAAGGAACTTACTCTGGTTACTACCGGGCCTTTGACCAACCTGGCAACAGCATTAGAAAAGGAACCGGAAATTGAGCATATGATCGGAAAAGTCATTGTGATGGGAGGTGCTCTCACAGTCTGCGGCAATGTCAGCCATTTCGCGGAGGCGAACATTTCCCAGGACCCCTGTGCCGCAAGGAACGTGTTCGAAACCTCCATGGATATTACCATGGTTGGCCTGGATGTTACCCAGCGGTCACGCTTAGATAAGAAGGCTACACAATCTTGGAGAAACCTGAAAACCATAAGCGGAAGGCTTTTTGCCGATATGGCAGACTATTATATTGAAAACACCCTGGGAACAGAGGAGACGTTCATCCATGACCCTTCTGCAGTTATCTGTGCGGTACACCCAGAGTTCTTCCAAGCTTTCCCTTGTTTCCTGACAGTCGAGACCGAAGGCATCGACAGGGGAAGGGTCGTGGTCGACTCCAAAAAGCTCAGGGCCTCCGATCCTACGACTAAGGCGTGCATCGGGGTTGCTGCTGATTTGGTTGAAAGAGAACTCACTACGACCTTGTACGGCCTGTTCAAGGGGAACTAA
- a CDS encoding ABC transporter substrate-binding protein — MKKTLLKTLAVGFMLTAMTSAVFGAGGVEQQKKDVTINMFQLKVEIKDALDAYAASYSTAHPGVTVKVETLGGGGDYGGAMKAKAQAGQMPDIFMIEGRGGYDIWKDYVADLSDQPWVKDTDLAFKADGKVVGFPVAIEGYGLAYNADILQKAGIDPATLTTRAAYEKALKILDSKKAELGIDAPVAMAASVAGGMWWVAAQHNLAAYWGGGLDFNDTSIIEKALKGQLDDARFLQYTKYLQLLFKYADKKILLNGSYDDQVGSFAQGKTAFLHQGNWVDPNLKQLGVTFKIGYAPHAFLDTEEKGLYLFAPSWYCVNAKSPNAEAAKAFLTSIATTPEGHDYMVNKAGMIPAFKSVTLKPSGQLSQALMEANAKGGNYGVFFGMLPDGAGQNVFGPIFDLFAQNPDNVDQFIADMKRAVANLPNM, encoded by the coding sequence ATGAAAAAGACACTGTTGAAAACCTTAGCAGTCGGATTCATGTTAACCGCTATGACTAGTGCGGTCTTCGGTGCTGGGGGAGTGGAACAGCAAAAGAAAGATGTAACCATCAACATGTTCCAACTCAAAGTTGAAATCAAGGATGCCCTGGATGCGTATGCTGCAAGCTACTCAACGGCACACCCTGGCGTAACGGTAAAAGTCGAGACCCTTGGCGGTGGCGGCGACTACGGTGGGGCCATGAAAGCCAAGGCACAGGCTGGACAGATGCCCGACATCTTCATGATCGAGGGACGTGGTGGCTATGATATCTGGAAAGACTACGTTGCCGACCTGAGTGACCAGCCATGGGTCAAGGACACAGACCTTGCCTTTAAAGCTGATGGTAAAGTAGTAGGTTTCCCTGTCGCCATCGAAGGCTACGGACTGGCCTATAATGCTGATATCCTTCAGAAAGCAGGAATCGATCCCGCAACGCTGACCACCCGCGCAGCCTATGAAAAGGCATTGAAGATTCTTGATTCCAAGAAAGCGGAACTTGGCATCGACGCACCTGTGGCAATGGCCGCATCCGTCGCCGGAGGAATGTGGTGGGTTGCAGCGCAACATAACCTTGCAGCCTATTGGGGCGGTGGACTCGATTTCAACGACACCAGTATTATCGAGAAGGCACTCAAAGGCCAGCTTGATGATGCACGTTTCTTGCAGTACACAAAATACTTGCAGTTGCTGTTCAAATATGCTGACAAGAAAATCCTGTTGAACGGCAGTTATGATGATCAGGTAGGTTCTTTTGCACAAGGCAAAACCGCTTTCCTGCATCAGGGTAACTGGGTAGACCCCAACTTGAAACAACTTGGCGTTACCTTCAAGATCGGTTATGCCCCGCATGCATTCCTGGATACAGAAGAGAAAGGTCTCTATCTGTTCGCCCCTAGCTGGTACTGCGTAAACGCAAAGAGCCCGAATGCGGAAGCTGCAAAGGCATTCCTAACTTCGATCGCTACAACTCCTGAAGGCCATGATTACATGGTCAATAAGGCCGGTATGATCCCAGCCTTCAAATCGGTTACGCTCAAGCCCTCCGGACAGCTCAGCCAGGCACTCATGGAAGCTAATGCAAAGGGTGGCAACTACGGCGTATTCTTTGGAATGTTGCCTGATGGTGCCGGACAGAATGTGTTTGGTCCTATTTTCGACTTGTTTGCCCAGAATCCCGATAATGTCGATCAATTTATCGCGGATATGAAGAGGGCGGTCGCTAATTTGCCCAATATGTAG
- a CDS encoding carbohydrate ABC transporter permease, producing MRTKTLISGFFQYFFLLLLLFLCIVPFYLMIVNSTHLSFDISTKLNILPGKALAANYMTMQSLVNIWNGFFNSLFIAIPFTFCTGYFGALTAFGFSKYPMKHKEALFAIVLASMMIPAQLGIIGFYHLNLKLHLLNSYLPFILPGIANATAVFFLRGMVDSVPDSLMESARLEGCSEFSIFNRVVLPCVMPGVATMCIFSFVTNWNNYMGPLILMTKSERYTMPVMIAMIKGLYKTNYGAMYLAIAISVVPIIIVYCFMSKYIISGLTTGSDK from the coding sequence ATGCGAACTAAAACCTTGATCTCAGGTTTCTTCCAATATTTCTTTTTGTTGTTGTTGCTTTTCCTTTGTATCGTGCCGTTCTATTTGATGATTGTAAACTCCACCCATCTCAGTTTTGATATTTCCACTAAGTTGAATATTTTGCCCGGAAAAGCCCTTGCAGCAAACTACATGACCATGCAATCGCTGGTGAATATCTGGAACGGGTTTTTCAATAGTCTGTTTATTGCCATTCCCTTTACGTTTTGTACAGGGTATTTCGGTGCTCTTACCGCCTTTGGTTTCTCAAAATACCCAATGAAGCATAAAGAAGCATTGTTTGCCATCGTTTTGGCAAGCATGATGATTCCCGCACAGCTGGGAATTATCGGGTTTTACCACTTGAACCTGAAATTGCATCTGCTCAACTCCTACCTGCCGTTCATTCTGCCAGGCATCGCCAATGCCACCGCAGTTTTTTTCCTCAGGGGAATGGTTGACAGTGTCCCTGATTCCTTGATGGAATCGGCGCGGCTGGAGGGCTGTTCGGAATTCAGCATCTTCAACAGGGTTGTTTTGCCATGTGTGATGCCAGGTGTCGCAACAATGTGCATCTTCAGTTTTGTCACCAACTGGAACAACTATATGGGCCCGTTGATACTGATGACTAAAAGCGAACGCTATACTATGCCAGTAATGATTGCCATGATCAAAGGCTTGTATAAAACCAACTATGGGGCCATGTATCTGGCCATCGCCATTTCCGTTGTCCCCATTATTATTGTGTATTGTTTTATGTCAAAATATATTATCAGTGGATTAACCACTGGTTCAGACAAGTAG
- a CDS encoding LacI family DNA-binding transcriptional regulator yields MSTIKEIAQKAGVSPTTVANVLHGNLGKVSPATCKKVQTFIENEKYVPNMGAMILAHSNSRIIGVIMFMEPRSEETVLEDPFSSAMLGAMEREIRENGYFVMLHTTSDEDEVVRLSKAWKLDGLLLVWVPGEICRVISANIDTPLVYIDCYFTDNERVYHNIGLQDRRGGYEIARYLLSMGHTDIVFLANNQLVTGGDPVRFIGCQEAFGEQGQTLGAERYKPLPNNRGKREILYRQLAEDTSQCTALVFSADYYAAEAVSYLKECGIEIPGKISITGFDDNIFSRLVQPRLTTVHQDTGEKGRLAVAMLMKLIRKEPLQEINIQLPIRLAIRDSVQRLN; encoded by the coding sequence ATGTCTACAATAAAAGAAATTGCACAGAAAGCGGGGGTAAGTCCTACCACGGTAGCCAATGTACTGCACGGGAACCTTGGGAAAGTATCTCCTGCTACGTGTAAAAAAGTTCAAACCTTCATAGAGAATGAAAAGTATGTCCCCAATATGGGGGCAATGATTCTTGCGCACAGCAATTCGCGCATCATCGGTGTAATCATGTTCATGGAGCCGCGGAGTGAAGAAACGGTTCTTGAGGACCCCTTTTCGTCTGCCATGCTGGGTGCCATGGAACGCGAAATCCGTGAGAACGGGTATTTCGTAATGTTGCACACCACTAGTGATGAGGATGAGGTAGTCAGGCTCTCAAAAGCCTGGAAACTTGATGGATTGCTTCTGGTTTGGGTCCCTGGGGAAATCTGTCGTGTCATCAGCGCAAACATCGATACCCCCTTGGTGTACATCGATTGCTATTTTACCGACAACGAACGGGTGTATCACAACATCGGCCTCCAGGACCGGCGAGGAGGCTATGAGATTGCACGGTATTTACTCTCGATGGGACATACCGACATAGTTTTTCTTGCAAACAATCAGCTGGTTACCGGTGGAGACCCAGTGCGTTTCATAGGGTGTCAGGAGGCCTTTGGGGAGCAAGGGCAGACCTTGGGTGCGGAAAGGTATAAGCCACTGCCCAATAATCGTGGTAAACGGGAAATCCTGTACAGGCAATTGGCTGAGGATACCTCTCAGTGTACCGCCCTGGTTTTTTCTGCTGACTATTATGCCGCTGAGGCTGTTTCGTATTTGAAGGAGTGTGGGATCGAAATTCCTGGAAAAATTTCAATAACCGGGTTTGATGACAATATTTTTTCCCGCTTGGTGCAGCCACGGTTGACTACGGTTCACCAGGATACAGGAGAAAAGGGTAGGCTTGCCGTTGCAATGCTCATGAAGCTTATTCGCAAAGAACCGTTGCAAGAGATAAACATCCAGCTTCCCATACGTCTTGCGATACGGGATTCGGTACAAAGACTCAACTGA
- a CDS encoding LacI family DNA-binding transcriptional regulator, whose product MSTVIDVAKEANVAPMTVSRVVNSPEKVKPETREKVFAAMKKLHYKPNTAAKNLVTKRTGVIDIYIPAAIDLSNPFTMHFIAGISKTLSERMYSFLILRDMKAQHPCDGYIATGLLRDETLEFAHYALNDEKPLVIFGHAQIDDVDCIDVDNVQGSYMAVKRLIEAGHKHIAMVNVAEDKDYPIDRLNGYKKALLEAGLPFREDLVKYSVNSPSGGEYAALELFSGDNSLSAVFCATDTIAIGLIRQLERMGKKVPLNISVVGFDGLGHHLLSTPRITTVQQPIYEIGRMLATALLERIEGRTQRIEKLVPPVLLEEESVAERK is encoded by the coding sequence ATGTCAACGGTAATCGATGTGGCAAAAGAAGCGAATGTAGCACCCATGACAGTATCACGTGTGGTAAATTCTCCCGAAAAAGTAAAACCAGAGACTAGGGAAAAAGTCTTTGCCGCTATGAAGAAATTACACTACAAGCCCAATACGGCTGCAAAAAACCTAGTCACAAAACGTACAGGGGTAATAGATATCTATATCCCCGCGGCAATCGACTTAAGCAACCCGTTTACCATGCATTTCATCGCCGGTATCAGCAAGACCCTCAGCGAACGAATGTATTCGTTTTTAATACTCCGTGATATGAAAGCCCAACATCCTTGTGATGGTTACATTGCTACCGGCTTGCTCCGTGATGAAACCTTAGAGTTTGCGCACTATGCCCTGAACGATGAAAAACCCTTGGTAATTTTTGGCCATGCACAGATCGACGATGTCGATTGTATCGACGTCGACAACGTCCAGGGCTCCTATATGGCCGTAAAACGCCTTATTGAAGCCGGACATAAACATATTGCAATGGTAAATGTCGCAGAGGACAAGGATTACCCCATCGACCGTCTGAACGGCTACAAAAAGGCTTTGCTGGAAGCTGGGCTGCCCTTCAGGGAGGACTTGGTCAAATACAGCGTCAATAGCCCCTCAGGGGGAGAATACGCAGCATTGGAACTCTTTTCAGGTGACAATTCGTTAAGTGCTGTCTTCTGTGCCACCGACACTATCGCCATAGGGCTGATACGGCAATTGGAACGAATGGGTAAAAAAGTACCACTCAATATATCGGTTGTTGGTTTTGATGGACTGGGGCACCATCTGCTTTCCACTCCCAGGATCACTACGGTTCAACAACCCATCTATGAAATTGGGCGCATGTTGGCCACTGCGTTATTGGAACGCATTGAGGGCCGCACCCAACGTATCGAAAAACTTGTACCGCCGGTTCTCCTTGAAGAAGAATCAGTAGCGGAAAGGAAATAA
- a CDS encoding ABC transporter substrate-binding protein — MRKGIICLLIAFAVAFSLTAQGNRESAPITQNPGTMSGVLNVWSSGEELGRFVENFNKDYPNIEVKITVVPNSDFVAKLTPALAGGQGPDIFTGESDYVKYFVNAGVWEDLRKAPYNVDQYTDDMWQYVRSVGTDASGSVRALSWQASPGSLIYRRDLAQKVFGVSEPEDVAKLLDSNQAMLKAAAAFKTQGIKMFASWEDIMNMQFSNRKAPWVQDGKLIIDPSMLEFMDMAKTITNNGYDLGVSPWAPEWMAAVEGNDCFCYVLPTWGYQFVVKPSASNTIGKWGLSQGAVPYVKGGTWLGINKDSKQKDLAWAFLRYVTLDSEAQIAYAKQYGEYVSLKSADTALAAGLGEEVLAGQNLFAFYNDQMAKIPSDLMTAYDGQLNNAFLSTVRSYATGMLTKDAAVNQFKEDAKTAYPELSL; from the coding sequence ATGAGAAAAGGAATCATTTGTTTGCTTATCGCCTTTGCTGTAGCCTTCTCGCTAACGGCACAGGGAAACAGGGAAAGCGCCCCTATCACTCAAAACCCCGGAACAATGTCCGGAGTCTTGAATGTCTGGTCCTCAGGAGAGGAATTGGGCCGGTTTGTCGAAAACTTCAACAAGGACTATCCGAATATTGAAGTCAAGATTACGGTAGTACCCAACTCAGACTTTGTTGCCAAACTCACTCCCGCTTTGGCAGGGGGCCAGGGACCGGATATCTTTACCGGAGAATCCGATTACGTGAAATATTTCGTCAACGCAGGTGTCTGGGAAGATCTAAGGAAAGCCCCCTATAACGTCGACCAATATACCGATGATATGTGGCAATACGTACGCAGCGTAGGCACCGATGCCTCTGGCTCTGTAAGGGCCTTGAGCTGGCAGGCTTCACCCGGTTCATTAATTTACCGCAGGGATCTCGCACAAAAAGTCTTTGGTGTCAGCGAACCCGAGGATGTGGCAAAATTGTTGGACAGCAACCAGGCAATGCTTAAAGCCGCTGCCGCTTTCAAAACCCAAGGCATCAAGATGTTTGCCTCCTGGGAAGACATAATGAACATGCAGTTTTCCAACCGTAAGGCTCCCTGGGTCCAGGATGGCAAACTCATCATCGACCCGTCTATGCTTGAATTCATGGATATGGCAAAAACCATCACCAATAATGGCTACGATCTTGGAGTCAGCCCTTGGGCTCCGGAATGGATGGCCGCGGTCGAAGGAAACGATTGCTTCTGCTATGTACTGCCGACCTGGGGATATCAGTTTGTTGTCAAACCCTCTGCATCAAATACCATCGGGAAATGGGGTCTTAGCCAAGGTGCCGTTCCGTATGTGAAAGGTGGTACCTGGTTGGGTATTAACAAAGACAGCAAGCAAAAAGACCTCGCGTGGGCTTTCCTCAGATATGTCACCTTGGATTCCGAGGCACAGATTGCCTATGCCAAACAGTATGGGGAATATGTGTCCCTTAAAAGTGCGGATACAGCCTTGGCCGCCGGTCTTGGCGAAGAAGTCTTAGCCGGACAGAATCTTTTTGCCTTCTACAATGACCAGATGGCAAAAATCCCCTCTGACTTGATGACTGCCTATGACGGCCAGTTGAATAATGCCTTTTTATCCACTGTACGTTCCTACGCTACGGGGATGTTAACCAAAGATGCCGCAGTGAACCAGTTCAAGGAAGACGCAAAGACCGCCTATCCTGAACTTTCCCTCTGA
- a CDS encoding carbohydrate ABC transporter permease: MNTHKTKTWAGYVFISPFFIIFLIFIFYPALYTLFLSFKKWDGLTSPAGFGSFNFRRLIFDKVFYLSLGNTFRIWVCNFIPQMLSALLLSFFFTFNKVKGMKFLRAAYYLPNLITATSVGLLFNLLFNGKKSAVNQILASLGISGAPFSFFNSELFTSSLVSYIQWWMWFGYTTVIIMAGITSIDAAVYEAARVDGATKMQTYLHITMPLIRPTLLYMTITSIIGGMQLFDVPVTLSNGMGDPRKAVLTTPMYLYNQGFASHNYGYASALSIGLFLIIALLSFLAFRAMRHKENVYAN, encoded by the coding sequence ATGAATACTCATAAGACAAAAACCTGGGCGGGATATGTGTTCATATCACCCTTTTTTATCATCTTTCTCATCTTTATCTTCTACCCTGCTTTGTACACCCTGTTTCTGAGTTTCAAAAAATGGGATGGACTGACTTCTCCTGCAGGTTTCGGAAGCTTTAATTTCAGGCGCTTAATCTTTGACAAGGTCTTTTATCTCAGCCTAGGGAACACGTTCCGCATCTGGGTATGCAATTTTATCCCACAGATGCTTTCAGCCCTGCTTCTTTCCTTTTTCTTTACCTTCAACAAGGTGAAGGGAATGAAATTCTTGCGTGCCGCCTATTACCTTCCCAACCTCATTACCGCGACCTCGGTAGGGCTGTTGTTCAATCTGCTCTTCAATGGTAAGAAATCAGCGGTAAACCAAATCCTCGCTTCCCTTGGTATTTCGGGTGCACCTTTCAGTTTTTTCAACAGTGAGCTATTCACCTCTTCCCTGGTTTCCTATATCCAATGGTGGATGTGGTTCGGTTATACCACGGTCATTATCATGGCGGGCATCACCTCCATCGATGCTGCAGTGTATGAGGCAGCCAGGGTAGACGGAGCTACCAAAATGCAAACCTACCTGCATATCACTATGCCTCTGATCAGGCCTACATTGCTTTACATGACCATAACCTCAATAATCGGGGGAATGCAGCTGTTCGATGTACCCGTAACCCTGTCCAACGGCATGGGAGACCCCCGCAAGGCAGTGCTTACCACTCCCATGTATCTCTATAACCAAGGCTTTGCCAGTCATAATTACGGGTATGCCTCGGCGCTTTCCATAGGACTCTTTTTAATCATTGCACTGTTGAGTTTCTTGGCTTTCAGGGCGATGCGACATAAGGAGAATGTCTATGCGAACTAA
- a CDS encoding carbohydrate ABC transporter permease, which translates to MNTKQLKKKPQRTVKPAMVVLEIVAVFLFVLFMIPFGMVVLNSAKTSKEIIYNAISLPTRWNQMMTNVMLIFNNATVDYQGAFIDSILITFFSLLVIVLFSSMCAWVLVRNKTTWSRILFMTFVSAMVIPFQVLMYPLVRWMRVSGDFLHFRLLGTIPGIVFAYLGFGCSLSIFIFHGFIKNIPYELEESATIDGCSRGRTFFAIVFPLLQPIIITVLILNGIWIWNDYLLPLLMLGSNGAVQTIPIAVTAFAGAYLKQWDLILTSTLIAMLPIIILYLFAQRYIIKGMVEGSIK; encoded by the coding sequence ATGAATACAAAACAATTGAAAAAGAAGCCCCAGCGTACCGTAAAACCAGCTATGGTCGTACTTGAAATCGTAGCGGTTTTCCTTTTCGTCCTATTCATGATTCCCTTTGGGATGGTCGTGCTCAATTCAGCCAAGACTTCCAAGGAAATCATTTACAACGCCATTTCCCTGCCTACCCGCTGGAATCAGATGATGACCAACGTCATGCTTATCTTCAACAATGCCACTGTCGATTACCAGGGAGCTTTCATCGATAGCATCCTGATTACTTTTTTCTCGCTTCTGGTCATCGTTCTCTTTTCTTCCATGTGTGCCTGGGTACTGGTACGTAATAAGACAACATGGTCCAGAATACTGTTTATGACTTTTGTCTCTGCTATGGTCATTCCGTTTCAGGTGCTGATGTATCCTCTGGTCCGTTGGATGAGGGTAAGTGGAGATTTCCTGCATTTCCGTCTGCTTGGGACCATCCCCGGTATTGTGTTTGCCTATCTTGGGTTCGGATGTTCACTCTCGATTTTTATTTTTCATGGGTTTATCAAGAACATTCCCTACGAGCTTGAGGAATCGGCGACTATCGATGGTTGTTCACGGGGAAGGACTTTTTTTGCAATTGTATTCCCTTTGTTGCAACCGATTATCATCACAGTCCTGATTTTGAACGGCATCTGGATCTGGAACGATTATCTGCTTCCCCTGCTTATGCTCGGGTCCAACGGCGCTGTCCAGACGATACCGATAGCGGTCACAGCCTTTGCAGGCGCTTATTTGAAACAATGGGATTTGATTTTGACCTCAACCCTTATTGCCATGCTCCCCATCATTATTCTGTATCTTTTTGCACAACGGTACATTATCAAAGGCATGGTAGAAGGTTCTATAAAATAA